In Halanaeroarchaeum sp. HSR-CO, one DNA window encodes the following:
- a CDS encoding GtrA family protein has protein sequence MIRSYLRNLVEGPIAPQLRKFVVVGTVASGVQLVFLWLFVEYGGLNYLLAAAISIEITILLQYVLNNRWTFAAMKNVGRTDFLSGLVKTNVVRGSAIPIQLAILFALVSWGSVPYLYANAIAIILTGIYRFVFDARWTWGGT, from the coding sequence GTGATACGGTCCTATCTCCGCAATCTGGTCGAGGGCCCCATCGCCCCGCAACTCAGGAAGTTCGTCGTCGTCGGGACGGTCGCGTCCGGCGTCCAGCTGGTGTTCCTGTGGTTGTTCGTCGAGTACGGGGGCCTGAACTACCTCCTCGCGGCGGCCATCTCCATCGAGATCACCATCCTCCTTCAGTACGTCCTCAACAACCGCTGGACCTTCGCCGCGATGAAGAACGTCGGCCGCACCGACTTCCTCTCGGGGCTCGTCAAGACGAACGTCGTCCGGGGCAGCGCCATCCCCATCCAGCTCGCCATCCTCTTCGCGCTGGTCTCCTGGGGGTCAGTCCCGTATCTGTACGCGAACGCCATCGCTATCATCCTCACCGGCATCTATCGGTTCGTCTTCGATGCACGGTGGACGTGGGGCGGGACTTGA
- a CDS encoding ferredoxin — protein MAHVEVDQDTCISDQVCAATAPDVFEMGADGKAYVVDGMEEVEGADLEMAREAAAACPVDAISIDE, from the coding sequence ATGGCTCACGTCGAAGTCGACCAGGATACGTGTATCTCCGATCAAGTGTGTGCGGCCACGGCCCCGGACGTCTTCGAGATGGGTGCCGACGGCAAGGCATACGTCGTCGACGGCATGGAAGAGGTCGAGGGCGCGGACCTCGAGATGGCCCGCGAAGCCGCGGCCGCGTGCCCCGTCGACGCCATCTCCATCGACGAATAA
- a CDS encoding ZIP family metal transporter, with protein sequence MNTLAWILLTTIGISLTAWVGVLVLFVRESLLDRLLLVLVALAAGSLIGGAFLHLLPRAIEEVGPEASLLPLFLWVIGGFCLFYVLEQFIHWHHHHGTTHDHEPFSYLVLVSDTLHNFIDGLVIAGAFLVDVPLGLVTTAAIALHEIPQEIGDFGVLVYGGFGRVRALVLNYLSQVSVVVGGVVGFVLGGIVTDVAPILLAFASGNFIYIASSDLIPEIKHEEDTGKAALYFAVFVLGIALMLGIKLLRHSVG encoded by the coding sequence ATGAACACGCTGGCCTGGATTCTCCTCACCACGATCGGTATCAGTCTCACGGCCTGGGTCGGCGTCCTCGTGCTGTTCGTTCGCGAGTCACTGCTCGACCGCCTCCTTCTCGTTCTGGTCGCGCTCGCGGCGGGGAGTCTCATCGGCGGCGCCTTCTTGCACCTCCTGCCCCGAGCCATCGAGGAGGTCGGGCCGGAGGCGTCGCTGCTCCCGCTGTTTCTCTGGGTCATCGGCGGCTTCTGTCTGTTCTACGTCCTCGAGCAGTTCATCCACTGGCACCACCACCACGGGACGACTCACGACCACGAACCGTTCTCCTACCTGGTCCTGGTCTCGGATACCCTGCACAACTTCATCGACGGTCTCGTCATCGCCGGTGCGTTCCTCGTGGACGTCCCTCTCGGGCTCGTGACGACCGCGGCCATCGCGCTCCACGAGATTCCCCAGGAGATCGGCGACTTCGGCGTGCTCGTCTACGGTGGATTCGGACGCGTTCGGGCGCTCGTGTTGAACTACCTCTCTCAGGTCAGTGTCGTCGTCGGTGGCGTCGTGGGATTCGTCCTCGGTGGCATCGTCACCGACGTGGCCCCCATCCTGCTGGCGTTCGCCTCGGGGAACTTCATTTACATCGCGAGTTCGGACCTGATCCCGGAGATCAAACACGAGGAGGACACTGGCAAGGCCGCCCTGTACTTCGCCGTCTTCGTCCTCGGTATCGCGCTCATGCTCGGGATCAAACTTCTCCGCCACTCGGTCGGATGA
- a CDS encoding universal stress protein, translated as MQYLVAVDGSEESVEALERAIEVAEPVGASITLVHAVNPDVYEIGGMEPLAGPGDADDRLLVESVESAEDRGAEILEEAMDVATDHGVDVDADLLYGPPAEQIVTYAEDHDVDGIYIGHRGMSDRLEGLLGSVAKTVVERATVPVTVVH; from the coding sequence ATGCAGTACCTTGTTGCCGTCGACGGGTCAGAGGAGTCGGTGGAGGCGCTCGAACGGGCCATCGAGGTGGCCGAACCGGTCGGTGCGTCCATCACCCTCGTCCACGCGGTCAACCCCGACGTCTACGAGATCGGGGGCATGGAGCCCCTCGCGGGCCCCGGCGACGCCGACGATCGATTGCTCGTCGAGAGCGTCGAGTCCGCCGAGGATCGTGGCGCGGAGATCCTGGAGGAGGCCATGGACGTGGCAACCGATCACGGCGTCGACGTGGACGCCGACCTCCTCTACGGTCCCCCCGCAGAACAGATCGTGACGTATGCCGAGGACCACGACGTGGACGGTATCTACATCGGCCATCGGGGGATGTCGGACCGGCTGGAGGGGCTGCTCGGGAGCGTCGCCAAGACCGTCGTCGAGCGGGCGACGGTGCCGGTCACGGTCGTGCACTGA
- a CDS encoding DUF5518 domain-containing protein: protein MTNWRAVLIGFGVEVLLGLLATVAPGIGHAAAGLIGGFVAGYIAGGSLGTGAWHGLLAGALGGIVISVFLAIAVTLVGSIGAGPLGPLLGGATFLVALAVAVLFALDSAIGGLVGAAIKSA from the coding sequence ATGACAAACTGGCGTGCAGTCCTCATCGGCTTCGGCGTCGAGGTCCTCCTCGGCCTCCTCGCCACGGTCGCCCCCGGTATCGGCCACGCGGCCGCGGGTCTCATCGGCGGGTTCGTCGCTGGATACATCGCCGGCGGGTCGCTCGGGACGGGGGCCTGGCACGGGCTCCTGGCAGGGGCCCTGGGCGGCATCGTGATCTCGGTGTTCCTGGCAATCGCGGTCACGCTCGTGGGCAGCATCGGCGCCGGTCCACTCGGCCCGCTCCTGGGCGGTGCGACGTTCCTCGTCGCGCTCGCGGTCGCGGTCCTGTTCGCCCTGGACAGCGCCATCGGCGGCCTCGTGGGCGCGGCAATCAAATCGGCCTGA
- a CDS encoding plastocyanin/azurin family copper-binding protein, producing MDRRTFLATGAATMGTALAGCLGRADVGYDVAMVSNGFVPASAIEVPDDAPDWVPPDVPTVEVRVGEPLVWENTGSRIHTVTAATRAHPHAQDMLGAGGHDGGDAASHAGGVPRLPDGATFFASGQFDDELTAVQSFIDELNGGGAIAPGERYAHSFHTPGWYHYYCIPHEPAGMAGNVYVRE from the coding sequence ATGGATCGCCGTACGTTCCTGGCGACGGGTGCCGCCACGATGGGGACGGCTCTCGCCGGGTGCCTGGGCCGGGCGGACGTCGGCTACGACGTCGCGATGGTCTCGAACGGCTTCGTCCCGGCGTCGGCCATCGAGGTACCCGACGACGCACCGGATTGGGTCCCCCCGGACGTGCCGACCGTCGAAGTCCGCGTTGGCGAACCACTCGTCTGGGAGAACACGGGGTCTCGCATCCACACGGTGACGGCCGCGACGCGGGCCCACCCCCACGCCCAGGACATGCTCGGAGCGGGCGGCCACGACGGCGGCGATGCCGCCAGCCACGCCGGTGGGGTGCCACGACTCCCCGACGGCGCGACCTTCTTCGCCTCCGGCCAGTTCGACGACGAACTCACCGCCGTGCAGTCGTTCATCGACGAACTCAACGGGGGTGGCGCCATCGCCCCCGGCGAGCGATACGCGCACTCTTTTCACACGCCTGGCTGGTACCACTACTACTGCATCCCGCACGAACCGGCCGGGATGGCGGGGAACGTCTACGTGAGAGAGTAG
- a CDS encoding COX15/CtaA family protein: MVSFANRLPRWTLLDRVGGYLIDHARGVALFTAGLTFFLVLLGEFTAATGSGATCNYTYPGCAGQLSPIGLSIPQFIEWFHRFVAMFTGYVILGNALVLWRAYPGTRISRAAWLAALLLPFQVVVGGVTVTFATLFPGGYSPPVQLLHFVVAFAIFLSLVAALVWVDQRTGRGASTERLYLLAVAGVGITGIQAVFARDLVFTFWPSVQAVYHFLGHLAVAGFLAAALWARELDTIDAAIVGTLGATIGTGNALFVIGIFIITPSIEVVTYVLLFVQLVAFGWLVWVASRASRRQPAARL, encoded by the coding sequence ATGGTCTCGTTTGCGAACCGCCTGCCGCGCTGGACGCTCCTCGACCGGGTGGGTGGCTACCTGATCGACCACGCCAGGGGCGTCGCCCTCTTCACGGCCGGGCTCACCTTCTTCCTCGTCCTGCTGGGCGAGTTCACGGCCGCGACCGGGTCAGGCGCTACCTGTAACTACACCTATCCCGGGTGTGCCGGACAGCTCTCGCCCATCGGCTTGTCCATCCCGCAGTTCATCGAGTGGTTCCACCGGTTCGTGGCGATGTTCACCGGGTACGTCATCCTGGGGAACGCTCTCGTCCTCTGGCGGGCGTACCCCGGGACGCGTATCTCCCGTGCCGCCTGGCTCGCCGCCCTGTTGCTCCCGTTCCAGGTCGTCGTCGGCGGCGTGACGGTCACCTTCGCGACGCTGTTTCCGGGCGGATACTCGCCGCCGGTCCAGTTGCTCCACTTCGTCGTGGCCTTCGCCATCTTCCTCTCGCTCGTGGCGGCACTCGTCTGGGTGGACCAGCGCACAGGACGCGGCGCGAGCACCGAACGGCTGTATCTCCTCGCCGTCGCGGGGGTGGGGATCACCGGTATCCAGGCGGTGTTCGCCCGCGACCTGGTGTTCACGTTCTGGCCCTCGGTCCAGGCAGTCTATCACTTCCTGGGTCACCTCGCCGTCGCCGGATTCCTCGCCGCGGCGCTCTGGGCCCGCGAACTCGATACTATCGATGCCGCCATCGTCGGGACCCTCGGCGCGACCATCGGGACGGGCAACGCGCTCTTCGTCATCGGCATCTTCATCATCACCCCCTCTATCGAGGTCGTGACCTACGTCCTGTTGTTCGTCCAGCTCGTCGCGTTCGGGTGGCTCGTGTGGGTCGCCTCCCGCGCATCTCGCCGGCAGCCAGCAGCCCGACTGTAA